A genome region from Micromonospora inyonensis includes the following:
- a CDS encoding UbiD family decarboxylase, giving the protein MDEPPFPKDRPRSFREYLSRLDELGDLREIEWEVDTAFEIGAVTRHSSEVCAPVPLFTNIRGHSGFRMAGAPLAYSSSAETRMARIAIALGLPPTTPGERIVEVLAAAMHREPIAPVVVDDAPCHEKVLVGDAADLTKLPNPLLHVGDGGPYINTIGIFVVASPDRKWTNWSVARAMLIDGKRMTGIVSASQHNNVIRRMWQQRGEPMPFALVQGPEPSAMFVGGMPLPDGVDEAGFLGGLFGEPMKTVRCKTVDLEVPADAELVIEGYLASDETWLEGPTGEYHGYLPNVRRQRPVYHVTAITHREEPILPVVCGGKPVDEDHTICGPGVAAVLLEELRRVDLPVMSAWVVPESACTLLAVRVSPDWAQRTGLTSTDLARRILDVCKAPNAAHAGWWISRLMVVDHDIDLTDMRDLLWAWSTRCHPVTGRVAVMDQPIPAGVVFYSDAERSAARGPVEVLDCLLPIGDKAPRSTAFSVNFPPDLQRRVLERLTD; this is encoded by the coding sequence ATGGATGAGCCCCCATTCCCGAAAGACCGCCCCAGGAGCTTTCGTGAATACCTGAGCCGTCTGGATGAGCTTGGAGACCTGCGGGAGATCGAGTGGGAGGTGGACACCGCGTTCGAAATCGGCGCGGTCACACGCCACAGCAGCGAGGTGTGCGCACCGGTTCCGCTGTTCACCAACATTCGCGGACACAGCGGGTTTCGCATGGCGGGGGCGCCCCTCGCTTACAGTTCCTCCGCCGAAACCCGGATGGCCCGGATAGCGATCGCCCTCGGACTGCCTCCGACGACCCCCGGCGAACGCATCGTCGAAGTACTCGCTGCGGCGATGCACCGGGAGCCCATCGCACCGGTTGTCGTGGACGACGCGCCGTGCCATGAGAAGGTGCTGGTCGGCGACGCGGCGGACCTGACGAAACTGCCGAACCCGCTGCTGCATGTCGGAGACGGCGGCCCTTATATCAACACCATCGGCATCTTCGTGGTCGCCAGCCCGGACCGAAAATGGACGAACTGGTCGGTCGCCCGGGCGATGCTGATCGACGGCAAGCGGATGACCGGCATCGTCAGTGCCAGCCAGCACAACAACGTGATCCGTCGGATGTGGCAGCAACGCGGTGAGCCGATGCCGTTCGCACTTGTTCAGGGCCCCGAGCCAAGCGCGATGTTCGTCGGCGGTATGCCGCTGCCCGACGGGGTGGACGAAGCAGGTTTCCTCGGTGGACTGTTCGGCGAGCCGATGAAGACCGTGCGCTGCAAGACCGTGGATCTCGAGGTTCCCGCAGATGCCGAGCTGGTCATCGAGGGCTATTTGGCCAGCGACGAGACATGGCTCGAGGGGCCCACTGGCGAATACCACGGATATCTGCCGAATGTTCGCAGACAGCGCCCCGTTTACCACGTCACCGCGATCACTCACCGGGAGGAGCCGATCCTTCCCGTCGTCTGCGGGGGCAAACCGGTTGACGAGGACCACACGATCTGTGGCCCCGGGGTCGCAGCCGTCCTGCTGGAGGAACTGCGTCGCGTCGACCTGCCAGTCATGTCAGCCTGGGTCGTCCCAGAAAGCGCCTGCACCCTGCTGGCCGTTCGCGTCTCTCCGGACTGGGCGCAGCGCACGGGGTTGACCTCGACCGACCTCGCGCGGCGCATCCTCGACGTCTGCAAGGCTCCGAACGCCGCTCACGCCGGTTGGTGGATCAGCAGGCTGATGGTCGTCGACCACGACATCGACCTCACCGACATGCGCGACCTGCTGTGGGCCTGGTCCACCCGGTGCCATCCGGTCACTGGCCGGGTGGCCGTCATGGACCAGCCGATCCCGGCCGGCGTCGTGTTCTATTCGGACGCCGAACGTAGCGCGGCACGCGGTCCGGTCGAAGTGCTGGACTGCCTACTGCCCATCGGAGACAAAGCGCCGCGCAGCACCGCCTTCTCCGTCAACTTTCCGCCGGACCTGCAGCGGCGGGTGCTGGAGAGGTTGACCGACTGA
- a CDS encoding PPOX class F420-dependent oxidoreductase: MGVTSSLKNNSLTVVPSHLEKMARLFRAPVIASLATVSPAGQPQSSPLWVKFDDGEVLFSTAANRLKVRYMLINPRVSLLAWDPEVPGSYIEVRGTASMSSEGAMELIDELSLAYRGTHWVPQPDETRVLVRVTPTKTFSRA, encoded by the coding sequence ATGGGTGTCACCAGCAGCCTCAAGAACAACAGCCTTACGGTAGTCCCCTCGCATCTGGAAAAGATGGCACGCCTGTTCCGGGCCCCGGTCATCGCGTCGCTTGCCACAGTGAGTCCGGCCGGACAGCCGCAGTCCAGTCCCCTGTGGGTGAAATTCGACGATGGCGAGGTCCTGTTCTCCACAGCGGCGAACCGGCTGAAGGTCCGCTACATGCTGATCAACCCCCGGGTCAGCCTTCTTGCGTGGGATCCGGAGGTCCCGGGTAGCTACATCGAAGTACGCGGCACCGCCTCGATGTCGTCTGAGGGTGCGATGGAGCTGATCGACGAACTGTCGCTCGCCTACCGCGGCACGCACTGGGTTCCCCAACCGGACGAGACGCGGGTCCTGGTTCGGGTGACCCCTACGAAGACCTTCTCGCGGGCCTGA
- the folP gene encoding dihydropteroate synthase, with translation MARTLRLGARTFTPDELVVMAIVNRTPDSFFDRGATYAADSALRAVERAVGEGAEIIDIGGVKAGPGDEVDVAEEIRRTVDTIAAVRAAFPEVVISIDTWRAEVAVEAVAAGADLLNDTWSGADPALARVAAETGAGLVCSHAGGLAPRTRPHRAAFDDVVADVLTTVTGLADRAVGLGVRTDGILIDPAHDFGKNTRHSLEITRRLDELAGTGWPLLVALSNKDFVGETLDLPVSERLEGTLAATALSAWLGARVFRAHQVRQTRRVLDMVASIRGDRPPVLTRRGLA, from the coding sequence ATGGCCAGGACACTGCGGCTCGGTGCGCGTACGTTCACCCCGGACGAGCTGGTGGTGATGGCGATCGTCAACCGCACGCCGGACTCGTTCTTCGACCGGGGGGCCACGTACGCCGCCGACAGCGCCCTGCGGGCCGTGGAGCGGGCCGTGGGCGAGGGCGCCGAGATCATCGACATCGGTGGGGTGAAGGCCGGCCCCGGCGACGAGGTGGACGTCGCCGAGGAGATCCGCCGTACGGTCGACACGATCGCCGCCGTCCGCGCCGCCTTCCCCGAAGTGGTCATCTCGATCGACACCTGGCGGGCCGAGGTGGCGGTGGAGGCGGTCGCGGCCGGGGCGGACCTGCTCAACGACACCTGGTCCGGCGCGGATCCGGCGCTGGCCCGGGTCGCCGCCGAGACCGGCGCGGGGCTGGTCTGCTCGCACGCCGGCGGGCTGGCGCCACGGACCCGGCCGCACCGGGCGGCTTTCGACGACGTGGTGGCGGACGTGCTGACCACGGTGACCGGGCTCGCCGACCGGGCGGTGGGGCTCGGGGTGCGCACCGACGGGATCCTCATCGACCCGGCGCACGACTTCGGCAAGAACACCCGCCACTCGTTGGAGATCACCCGGCGGCTCGACGAGCTGGCCGGCACCGGGTGGCCACTGCTGGTCGCCCTGTCGAACAAGGACTTCGTCGGGGAGACCCTCGACCTGCCGGTGTCCGAACGGCTGGAGGGGACGCTCGCCGCCACCGCCCTGTCGGCCTGGCTCGGCGCGCGGGTGTTCCGGGCGCACCAGGTGCGGCAGACCCGGCGGGTGCTGGACATGGTGGCCTCGATCCGGGGGGACCGCCCGCCCGTCCTGACCCGACGCGGCCTGGCCTGA
- a CDS encoding 2-oxoacid:acceptor oxidoreductase subunit alpha, with product MTKQIRQLDRVVIRFAGDSGDGMQLTGDRFTSETAQLGNDISTLPNFPAEIRAPAGTLPGVSSFQVHFADYDILTPGDAPNVLVAMNPAALKANLHDLPRGADIIVNTDEFTKRNLAKVGYQTNPLEDDTLAGWVVHPVALTSMTVGALADQAVSKKDAERAKNMFALGLLSWMYSRPYDSTLRFLERKFAKRPELVAANIAAFKAGWNFGETTDSFSVRYEVKPAKMHPGTYRNITGNAALSLGLVAAGVRSGLPVFLGAYPITPASDILHELSKHKRFGVTTMQAEDEIAAVGAALGASYGGALGITTTSGPGVALKSETISLAVALELPLVIVDVQRAGPSTGMPTKTEQADLNMALHGRHGEAPVAVIAPKSPADCFHAAIEAARIALTYRTPVLLLSDNYVANGSEPWLLPEVDSLPDLRVEFATEPNGEDGKSFLPYLRDPETMARPWAIPGTPGLEHRIGGLEKADKTGDISYDPANHDFMVRTRAARIETIPVPEVEVEDPDGDARVLVLGWGSTYGPIGAACRGLRQRGHSIAQAHLRHLAPMPANLGEVLRSYERVVIPEMNLGQLAQVIRGRYLVDAIAYNQVRGLPFTAAELETMLEEVLKNV from the coding sequence GTGACCAAGCAGATCCGCCAACTCGACCGGGTGGTGATCCGGTTCGCCGGTGACTCCGGCGACGGCATGCAGCTCACCGGCGACCGGTTCACCTCGGAGACGGCGCAGCTCGGCAACGACATCTCCACGTTGCCGAACTTCCCCGCCGAGATCCGGGCCCCCGCCGGCACCCTGCCCGGAGTCTCCAGCTTCCAGGTCCACTTCGCCGACTACGACATCCTCACCCCGGGTGACGCGCCGAACGTCCTGGTCGCGATGAACCCGGCCGCCCTCAAGGCCAACCTGCACGACCTGCCCCGGGGCGCGGACATCATCGTCAACACCGACGAGTTCACCAAGCGCAACCTGGCCAAGGTCGGCTACCAGACCAACCCGCTGGAGGACGACACCCTCGCCGGCTGGGTGGTGCACCCGGTCGCGCTGACCTCGATGACGGTCGGCGCGCTCGCCGACCAGGCCGTGTCGAAGAAGGACGCCGAGCGGGCCAAGAACATGTTCGCCCTCGGCCTGCTCTCCTGGATGTACTCCCGGCCGTACGACTCCACGCTGCGCTTCCTGGAGCGCAAGTTCGCCAAGCGTCCCGAACTGGTCGCCGCGAACATCGCCGCCTTCAAGGCCGGCTGGAACTTCGGCGAGACCACCGACTCCTTCTCGGTGCGCTACGAGGTCAAGCCGGCGAAGATGCACCCCGGCACCTACCGCAACATCACCGGCAACGCCGCCCTCTCCCTCGGGCTGGTCGCCGCCGGGGTCCGCTCCGGGCTGCCGGTCTTCCTCGGGGCGTACCCGATCACCCCGGCCTCGGACATCCTGCACGAGCTGAGCAAGCACAAGCGCTTCGGCGTGACCACCATGCAGGCCGAGGACGAGATCGCGGCGGTGGGCGCGGCGCTCGGCGCGTCGTACGGCGGTGCCCTCGGCATCACCACCACCAGCGGCCCGGGCGTCGCGCTCAAGAGCGAGACGATCTCCCTGGCGGTGGCGCTGGAGCTGCCCCTGGTGATCGTCGACGTGCAGCGGGCCGGCCCCTCCACCGGCATGCCGACCAAGACCGAGCAGGCCGACCTGAACATGGCCCTCCACGGCCGGCACGGCGAGGCCCCGGTCGCGGTGATCGCCCCGAAGTCGCCCGCGGACTGCTTCCACGCGGCCATCGAGGCGGCCCGGATCGCGCTGACCTACCGCACCCCGGTGCTGCTGCTCTCCGACAACTACGTCGCCAACGGCTCCGAGCCGTGGCTGCTGCCGGAGGTGGACTCCCTGCCCGACCTGCGGGTCGAGTTCGCCACCGAGCCCAACGGCGAGGACGGCAAGAGCTTCCTGCCGTACCTGCGCGACCCGGAGACGATGGCCCGGCCGTGGGCCATCCCGGGCACCCCCGGCCTGGAGCACCGGATCGGCGGGCTGGAGAAGGCCGACAAGACCGGCGACATCTCCTACGACCCGGCCAACCACGACTTCATGGTCCGCACCCGGGCCGCCCGGATCGAGACCATCCCGGTGCCGGAGGTCGAGGTCGAGGACCCGGACGGCGACGCCCGGGTGCTGGTGCTCGGCTGGGGCTCGACGTACGGGCCGATCGGCGCGGCCTGCCGCGGGCTGCGGCAGCGCGGGCACTCCATCGCGCAGGCGCACCTGCGGCACCTCGCCCCGATGCCGGCCAATCTCGGTGAGGTGCTGCGCTCCTACGAGCGCGTGGTCATCCCCGAGATGAACCTCGGCCAGCTCGCCCAGGTGATCCGGGGCCGTTACCTGGTCGACGCGATCGCGTACAACCAGGTCCGGGGCCTGCCGTTCACCGCCGCGGAGCTGGAGACGATGCTGGAAGAGGTCCTGAAGAATGTCTGA
- a CDS encoding phosphotransferase enzyme family protein, with translation MARVPNDSFDAERAWLILREACSTNHVSISGGELIRLGENAVFWLSSRTVVARVGRGDARAAEAEREIRVARWLAGASVPTVRPLEIAQPLRVGDHFVTLWESVGDEISYGTPAELASLLRQLHALEPPADVTLPRADPFRRARCCLANATALANEDRLFIGALLDRLADRYTGLTFALRPGVVHGDANVCNVFRDRRGRPVLGDLDTVAVGPRELDLVPAALYYDRLGWHSVSEYREFADSYGFDVLGWPGYDLMADALEVEMVTWLAQNAGQDERAGQELVKRVRTLRTGSSRALWAPFLWHQDG, from the coding sequence ATGGCACGGGTCCCGAACGATTCATTCGACGCAGAGCGCGCGTGGCTGATTCTGCGCGAGGCGTGCTCGACGAATCACGTGAGCATCTCCGGCGGGGAGTTGATCCGCCTCGGTGAGAACGCGGTTTTCTGGCTTTCCTCGAGAACTGTGGTGGCGCGAGTCGGGCGGGGGGACGCGCGCGCGGCCGAGGCCGAGCGAGAGATCAGGGTCGCCAGATGGCTGGCCGGGGCGTCGGTTCCCACGGTTCGTCCCCTTGAGATAGCTCAGCCACTGCGCGTCGGCGACCACTTCGTGACGCTGTGGGAGTCGGTGGGAGACGAGATCAGCTACGGCACCCCGGCGGAGTTGGCGTCCCTGCTCCGGCAGTTGCATGCCCTGGAACCGCCTGCCGACGTCACGTTGCCGCGTGCGGACCCGTTCCGCCGAGCGCGTTGCTGTCTCGCGAACGCGACGGCGCTGGCCAACGAGGACAGGCTGTTCATCGGCGCTCTGCTGGACCGTCTGGCGGACAGGTACACCGGGCTGACGTTCGCACTCCGGCCGGGTGTCGTCCACGGCGACGCGAATGTGTGCAACGTCTTCCGGGATCGCCGTGGCAGGCCGGTGCTGGGCGATCTGGACACCGTGGCGGTGGGGCCGCGCGAGTTGGATCTCGTACCCGCCGCGCTCTACTACGACCGGCTCGGATGGCACTCGGTCAGCGAGTATCGGGAGTTCGCGGACAGCTACGGCTTCGACGTGCTCGGCTGGCCTGGTTACGACCTGATGGCGGATGCCCTCGAAGTCGAGATGGTCACCTGGCTCGCGCAGAATGCGGGGCAGGACGAAAGAGCGGGGCAGGAGCTCGTCAAGAGAGTCAGGACGTTGCGCACGGGCTCCTCACGAGCACTGTGGGCACCATTCCTCTGGCACCAGGACGGCTGA
- the nadA gene encoding quinolinate synthase NadA, whose amino-acid sequence MAVPAENLEPLGGVEPDDAWAEEIRALAAERDAVLLAHNYQLPAIQDVADHVGDSLALSRIAATSDASTIVFCGVHFMAETAKILAPEKTVLIPDARAGCSLADSITADQLRAWKREHPGAAVVSYVNTTAAVKAETDICCTSSNAVDVVASFPPDQEVLFCPDQFLGAHVKRETGRANVHVWAGECHVHAGINGPELAARAAANPSADLYIHPECGCATSALYLAGEGVVPKEKVHILSTSGMVEAARRTSAGTVLVATEVGMLHQLRKAAPSVEFRAVNDRASCRFMKMITPAALLRALREGTDEVHVDPDVAVRARASVQRMIEIGTPGGGE is encoded by the coding sequence ATGGCTGTCCCGGCCGAGAACTTGGAACCACTTGGGGGCGTGGAGCCCGACGATGCCTGGGCGGAGGAGATCCGCGCTCTGGCGGCTGAACGCGACGCGGTGCTGCTGGCACACAACTACCAGTTGCCGGCGATCCAGGACGTGGCCGACCACGTCGGCGACTCCCTTGCCCTGTCGCGGATCGCGGCCACGAGCGACGCATCGACCATTGTCTTCTGCGGTGTGCACTTCATGGCCGAGACCGCCAAGATCCTGGCGCCGGAGAAGACCGTCCTCATCCCGGACGCTCGCGCGGGATGCTCGCTGGCCGACTCGATCACCGCCGACCAACTGCGCGCGTGGAAGCGCGAGCACCCTGGCGCGGCGGTGGTGTCCTACGTCAACACCACCGCTGCGGTGAAGGCCGAAACGGACATCTGCTGCACGTCCTCCAACGCGGTGGACGTGGTCGCCTCCTTCCCACCGGATCAGGAGGTGCTCTTCTGCCCGGACCAGTTCCTCGGCGCCCACGTCAAGCGGGAGACGGGCCGGGCGAACGTGCACGTGTGGGCGGGTGAGTGTCATGTCCATGCCGGCATCAACGGTCCGGAACTCGCCGCGCGCGCGGCGGCGAACCCGAGTGCCGACCTGTACATCCATCCGGAGTGTGGATGCGCCACATCGGCGTTGTACCTCGCCGGCGAAGGCGTGGTGCCGAAGGAGAAGGTCCACATCCTGTCCACCAGCGGCATGGTCGAGGCAGCGCGTAGGACCAGTGCCGGCACCGTGCTGGTCGCTACCGAGGTCGGCATGCTGCACCAACTGCGTAAGGCCGCCCCGTCGGTGGAGTTCCGCGCCGTGAACGACCGCGCGTCGTGCCGGTTCATGAAGATGATCACGCCGGCTGCTCTGCTGCGGGCACTGCGCGAAGGCACCGACGAGGTACATGTCGATCCTGACGTCGCGGTGCGGGCGCGGGCTTCGGTGCAGCGGATGATCGAGATCGGCACCCCAGGAGGCGGCGAATGA
- the ndhC gene encoding NADH-quinone oxidoreductase subunit A encodes MGGYLGSYATLGLLLAASVLFFVVAFSANRVLRPARPADPPGKRTSYECGLDPVGGDWAQMQIRYYVYAYLYVLFAVEAVFLFPWAVVFDRPGFGLVTVAEMGVFVAVLALGILYAWRRNILRWS; translated from the coding sequence GTGGGCGGATACCTGGGCTCGTACGCGACGCTCGGGCTGTTGTTGGCCGCGAGCGTCCTCTTCTTCGTTGTGGCGTTCTCGGCCAACCGGGTGTTACGGCCTGCCCGTCCGGCTGATCCGCCGGGCAAGCGCACCAGCTACGAGTGCGGCCTCGACCCGGTGGGCGGCGACTGGGCCCAGATGCAGATCCGCTACTACGTCTACGCGTACCTGTACGTGCTCTTCGCCGTCGAGGCGGTCTTCCTCTTCCCCTGGGCGGTGGTCTTCGACCGGCCCGGCTTCGGTCTGGTCACCGTCGCCGAGATGGGCGTCTTCGTGGCCGTGCTCGCGCTCGGCATCCTCTACGCCTGGCGGCGGAACATCCTGCGCTGGAGCTGA
- a CDS encoding DNA-3-methyladenine glycosylase I, which produces MDDLVTGADGLARCGWGASTPDYAAYHDGEWGRPLRGDDALYERITLEAFQSGLSWLTILRKRDAFRRAFDDFRITTVAGYGEADVARLLGDAGIVRNRAKIEAAIANARAALDLPAGLSALLWSFAPPARSTRPGRLADVPAVTPESTALAKALKKRGFRFVGPTTAYALMQATGMVDDHLAGCHVVLAPAA; this is translated from the coding sequence GTGGACGACCTGGTGACCGGTGCCGACGGGCTGGCCCGCTGCGGATGGGGCGCAAGCACCCCTGACTACGCGGCCTACCACGACGGGGAGTGGGGCCGGCCGCTGCGCGGTGACGACGCGCTCTACGAGCGGATCACGCTGGAGGCGTTCCAGTCCGGCCTCTCCTGGCTGACCATCCTGCGCAAGCGGGACGCCTTCCGGCGGGCCTTCGACGACTTCCGGATCACCACCGTCGCCGGCTACGGCGAGGCCGACGTGGCCCGCCTCCTCGGTGACGCGGGCATCGTCCGCAACCGTGCCAAGATCGAGGCGGCGATCGCCAACGCGCGGGCCGCGCTCGACCTGCCGGCGGGGCTCTCCGCGCTGCTCTGGTCCTTCGCCCCGCCCGCCCGGTCGACCCGGCCCGGCCGGCTGGCCGACGTGCCGGCGGTGACGCCGGAGTCGACCGCGCTGGCCAAGGCCCTCAAGAAGCGCGGCTTCCGCTTCGTCGGACCGACCACCGCGTACGCCCTGATGCAGGCCACCGGCATGGTCGACGACCACCTCGCCGGCTGTCACGTCGTCCTCGCCCCGGCGGCGTGA
- a CDS encoding HAD family hydrolase has protein sequence MLFDVDDTLIDYAGAEHDGIVSYLRSLGVEIDIDVAAARFGELQEFHFNRFLAGRTDYVGQARSLAKDMIAWMKVRSTGDPYRWFLGYRERYEASLRLFPDVLDGLAALGNVPLGIVSNSDTAFSRVKLQRVGLLSRFNCVVGVDAAGVSKPHPRIFHTGCAALGYPPAVTAYVGDNRLGDAAAADAAGLLGVWVNRSGAGGGGVTDLRQLAATLELDPGLAATAPQRQDRSEWREPLTPQSV, from the coding sequence GTGCTGTTTGATGTCGACGACACGCTTATCGACTACGCAGGTGCGGAGCACGACGGGATCGTCAGCTACCTCCGCTCCCTCGGGGTGGAGATCGATATTGACGTTGCGGCGGCCAGATTCGGGGAGCTGCAGGAGTTCCACTTCAACCGCTTCCTCGCCGGCCGGACCGACTATGTGGGGCAGGCGCGCTCGCTCGCGAAGGACATGATCGCCTGGATGAAGGTGCGCTCGACGGGTGATCCGTACCGCTGGTTCCTGGGCTATCGCGAGCGTTACGAAGCGTCGCTGCGGCTTTTCCCCGATGTCCTTGATGGGCTCGCCGCGCTGGGCAACGTGCCCCTGGGGATCGTGAGCAACAGCGACACCGCCTTTTCGCGGGTCAAGCTCCAGCGGGTCGGCCTGCTCTCCCGGTTCAACTGTGTTGTCGGCGTGGACGCGGCGGGCGTGTCGAAACCGCACCCCCGCATCTTCCACACCGGCTGCGCGGCCTTGGGGTACCCACCGGCTGTGACGGCGTATGTGGGCGACAACAGGCTTGGGGACGCAGCTGCTGCCGACGCAGCCGGTCTCCTCGGCGTGTGGGTCAACAGGTCCGGTGCCGGCGGCGGCGGGGTGACCGACCTCCGGCAGCTTGCGGCGACGCTGGAGCTGGATCCCGGCCTGGCCGCAACGGCTCCGCAACGGCAAGATCGGTCGGAGTGGCGGGAACCGCTCACGCCACAGTCCGTTTGA
- a CDS encoding SRPBCC family protein produces MTAPGGSDELREAAQPGAGEVTATVIVDAPAERVFSAFTAWERQSEWIPFTRVRVVEGDGGEGSLIEAVTAIGPAALRDEMRVVRVDAPYEVGVVHCGRLLRGPGVLRCTPMRGDRTQVVWHEWFHLPGGAAGRVAWPVLWPGSKVSLTGALRKFGRFVEQGRLP; encoded by the coding sequence GTGACCGCACCGGGAGGCTCGGACGAACTGCGGGAGGCGGCCCAGCCCGGCGCCGGTGAGGTCACCGCGACGGTGATCGTCGACGCGCCTGCCGAGCGGGTCTTCTCCGCCTTCACCGCGTGGGAACGGCAGTCGGAGTGGATCCCGTTCACCCGGGTCCGGGTCGTCGAGGGGGACGGCGGTGAGGGCAGCCTGATCGAGGCGGTCACCGCGATCGGCCCCGCGGCGCTCCGCGACGAGATGCGGGTGGTCCGGGTCGACGCGCCGTACGAGGTGGGCGTGGTGCACTGCGGGCGGCTGCTGCGCGGCCCCGGCGTGCTGCGCTGCACCCCGATGCGGGGCGACCGGACCCAGGTGGTGTGGCACGAGTGGTTCCACCTGCCGGGTGGCGCCGCCGGCCGGGTCGCCTGGCCGGTGCTCTGGCCCGGCTCGAAGGTCAGCCTGACCGGGGCCCTGCGGAAGTTCGGCCGCTTCGTCGAGCAGGGCCGCCTGCCCTGA
- a CDS encoding DivIVA domain-containing protein, producing MGQLLLLLVVALTVAALVFGVTVLVTGRDPGLVPAEPDGRGVPLPGGRPLAESDIGAVRFDTALRGYRMDQVDQALRRAAYDIGYKSELIGVLEAEVAALREGRTAEADALRQARLAALAAAPAPVAHAFPAGAASAGAVTPAAGDPTHPTTDAAPTGEADAAPDADAAPDIAPEAVTPAARTTTAVDSGGTAESGGTGDAGADRRPAGQPDVAVRSESA from the coding sequence ATGGGTCAGCTTCTGCTCCTGCTGGTCGTGGCGTTGACCGTCGCGGCGCTGGTGTTCGGTGTGACGGTTCTGGTCACCGGCCGCGATCCGGGCCTGGTCCCGGCCGAACCGGACGGTCGGGGGGTCCCGCTGCCCGGCGGCCGTCCACTCGCCGAGTCCGACATCGGCGCGGTTCGTTTCGACACCGCGCTCCGTGGGTACCGGATGGACCAGGTCGACCAGGCGTTGCGCCGGGCGGCCTACGACATCGGGTACAAGTCCGAGTTGATCGGGGTGCTGGAAGCGGAGGTCGCCGCCTTGCGGGAGGGACGCACGGCCGAGGCCGACGCGCTGCGGCAGGCCCGACTGGCCGCCCTGGCCGCTGCGCCGGCCCCCGTCGCCCACGCCTTCCCCGCCGGTGCCGCGTCGGCCGGTGCGGTGACCCCGGCGGCCGGCGACCCGACCCACCCGACGACCGACGCCGCCCCCACCGGAGAGGCGGACGCCGCCCCCGACGCGGACGCCGCCCCCGACATCGCACCCGAGGCCGTCACCCCCGCTGCCCGGACCACCACCGCCGTCGACAGCGGCGGCACGGCGGAAAGCGGTGGCACGGGCGACGCCGGGGCGGACCGTCGCCCGGCCGGTCAGCCCGACGTCGCCGTACGGTCGGAGTCGGCGTGA
- a CDS encoding inositol monophosphatase family protein — protein MRQLMPRPDPDALLPVAHDAIDKAVDYVLTNPFTAVRQKDAHEIVTDVDVAVERLVHAALSQSVTGIGFLGEETGAVGDPDTYWVLDPIDGTTNFSHNLPLSSISLGLVHDGFPILGVIAAPFLARRYWATHGGGAYRDGARLQVSATADLSTALVALTDYGGPQPEIGDLLCRDLDRELTTRTQGLRRLGSTAIELAFVAEGSLDASISIWNGTWDTAAGAVIAREAGAVVMDADGSPHSTRSRCAIAVTPALRGAMMSVLEIVRGTRYWPVEAEDVSARDGGIA, from the coding sequence TTGCGCCAGCTCATGCCACGGCCTGACCCTGATGCGCTGTTGCCGGTCGCGCATGACGCCATCGACAAGGCGGTCGACTATGTCCTGACGAATCCCTTCACCGCTGTTCGGCAGAAGGACGCCCACGAGATCGTGACGGACGTCGACGTCGCCGTCGAACGCCTCGTGCACGCCGCGTTGTCCCAGAGCGTCACAGGGATCGGCTTTCTCGGCGAGGAGACCGGCGCAGTGGGTGACCCCGACACCTACTGGGTGCTCGACCCCATCGACGGCACCACCAATTTCAGCCACAATTTGCCGCTGAGTTCGATCTCGCTCGGCCTGGTGCACGACGGCTTCCCGATTCTCGGCGTGATCGCAGCCCCGTTCCTCGCGCGTCGGTACTGGGCCACGCACGGTGGCGGTGCCTATCGCGACGGTGCGCGTCTACAGGTTTCCGCGACGGCCGATCTGTCCACGGCGTTGGTTGCGCTCACCGATTACGGCGGACCCCAGCCGGAGATCGGTGATCTGTTGTGCCGGGATCTGGATCGCGAGTTGACCACTCGCACCCAGGGGCTGCGCCGGTTGGGCTCGACAGCCATCGAGCTGGCCTTCGTCGCAGAAGGTTCCCTCGATGCCAGCATCAGCATCTGGAACGGGACATGGGACACCGCGGCTGGCGCCGTCATCGCGCGTGAGGCAGGTGCGGTCGTCATGGATGCTGACGGAAGCCCACACTCAACTCGATCACGGTGCGCCATCGCGGTTACCCCGGCACTGCGTGGTGCCATGATGTCGGTTCTCGAAATCGTGCGCGGCACCCGCTACTGGCCGGTCGAGGCTGAGGACGTTTCGGCGCGCGATGGCGGAATCGCCTGA